GGTGATCGAACCGCTCATCCAAGGCGCCGCCGGGATGATTCCGCAACCGGCCGGATGGCTCAGGCGGGTCGCGGAAATTGTCAGGGCACACGGGACGCAGTTGATTGCCGATGAGGTTATGACGGGGTTTGGCAGAGCAGGTCAGGCTTCCAGCTTGACCCAACCCGATTCCGCGCATTGCCGTGGGGGGAGTCTCGGGAAGAGGAATTCTCAGACTGCACAATTGGGCAGGCAGGATGCCTGCCCTACGTTGTTTGCCTGTCATCACGAAGGCGTGCAGCCGGATTTCCTGGCGTTGGCCAAGGGCATGACCGGCGGATATCTCCCGATGGCGGCCACCCTGACGACGCGAGAAGTGTTCGAGGCGTTTCTCGGCGAGTACGAAGAGTTCAAGACGTTCTTCCACGGACACAGCTATACGGGCAACCAGCTTGGCGCGGCCGCGGCCCTGGCCAGTCTCAAGATCCTCCAATCCCCCACGTCGATTCGCCGGCGATTGGAATTGCAGCGGACTTTGGAGATTTCCTTGCCGGCGCTCTGGCTTTCGCCTCACGTTGGTGACCTCCGGCAGGTCGGCCTGATCGCGGGCATTGAGTTGGTGCAAGATTGGCGGACGCGGAAGCCGTTCGATTTGCGCCAGCGCGTGGGCGCGCGCGTTTGCGAAGCCATGGCGCGGCGCGGCGTTCTGACGCGGCCCATTGGAGACGTCATCGTCCTGATGCCGCCTTACTGCGCGACGGATGAACAAGCCGCGCGCATGGTTTGGACCTTGCAAGAATCCATCCGCGAAGTGCTGGCAAAGTA
The Verrucomicrobiota bacterium DNA segment above includes these coding regions:
- a CDS encoding aminotransferase class III-fold pyridoxal phosphate-dependent enzyme, with protein sequence MHKLARLDRAYVWHPFTQMRDWLKREPIVIVSGDGAVLRDARGKEYLDANASIWTNLHGHNHPAINAAIGKQLAKIAHSSALGLANEPASLLAEKLVQSAECGVRSAESNQSVTRASNPESAIRNPQLGRVFFSDDGATAMEVALKLAYEFARRAQGVRSPKFLSLRGAYHGDTVGAVSLGNIDLFHRAYGRLTFKTDSVMAPYCYRCPFNRAKPERADARAHRKCNWECVEQVEQKFAKRKRRGDPYAAMVIEPLIQGAAGMIPQPAGWLRRVAEIVRAHGTQLIADEVMTGFGRAGQASSLTQPDSAHCRGGSLGKRNSQTAQLGRQDACPTLFACHHEGVQPDFLALAKGMTGGYLPMAATLTTREVFEAFLGEYEEFKTFFHGHSYTGNQLGAAAALASLKILQSPTSIRRRLELQRTLEISLPALWLSPHVGDLRQVGLIAGIELVQDWRTRKPFDLRQRVGARVCEAMARRGVLTRPIGDVIVLMPPYCATDEQAARMVWTLQESIREVLAK